GGGATAACATGTTGCATAGTTGAACTTCAATCCTTGTTAAGTTCCACATAGAAAGTAGCTCCGTAAGGGTACATATAGCTAAGCAACTTGCTAGTAACAATCCTGTGGAAAAAGAGTTTGGTTAGTTGCAGGACCTATTTCAAACTTTAATACCATAGCATGCTTCTCTGCAACCAATATTTACTACCGAAAAAGAAATTTCTATTATGTGAAAAAGGCTACTGCTAGCATCTCTAGTAGTAGAAGGCAAACAGGCATGCATCCCTGATAAACAAGTCTAAATTACCAAAACCCAATATGTAGGGGACCCAGAGGAAATGGTAAATTATCAGTATAACTTAGTTCCATCTCAGCCAAAGACAAAGAAACAAATTCTTGTCACAAATAGACTGGTATACTACCAGATTACAATCCCAGATATTGGCTTCTTCTGAACTAATTAATACTACGACCAAACCCagctaaaaaggaaaaatagtgtGCTCACCACTTGTAGTACAGGTTGTTTCCTCATATGAATAACCCTTGATATAGATTTGTAATGCTGCTGCAATATGAACTGCAGCCATAAAGTATGGTGCTACAAATCCCCATGAAAGATAACAATGGAATGAAAACAGTCCTCTATTCATTAGCCAATTAACCCTGCTTATGTATGATTCCAAAACAAATGTTTGCTTCCTCAAGTAATTCCAGTACCTGGACAACAAGTCCAAGTCAAGAAggatttgcatataatagatcagCTTAACAGGTAAAATTCACAAACCTAGAGAAACTGAGATCACTTGCAAGAGGATGAGGAAAAACAGCTACAGGAGGGGACGTAATAAGCCTCTTGTGGGCTCCTGAGAAGAGACAATCATGAGCAGTTAAATGCTGCAAGTCTATGAGTATAAAAAGCTTTAATTCTAATATCAACAGATATATTAGTATACTAAAACAGCTAACAGAGACTAGATTACCCGCTATAGCAGCTAGTGTCATATCATCAGAGTATCCACCATCTCGAAGTCCTGAGACCACACCATAATTGTCACGTCTAAAATCGTCAGCGTGCATCTGAAAAACAATCTAGAAGAATCAGAAATAATCCTTCAATTTTGCACAGGATGCACTGAGAACAATAAGGGGGGGCTACTTACCATCATACACCCTCCCCAAAGAAAAAATGTTTTCCCACCGGTGGCAAATCCCATAGAGCAAGGCtgtagaaacaaaatatttgatgagTCGGAGTACACGAATTAATGTGTGTTTAATATTTAGGGAGGAAAGCAGGGTTGCTCAGCTAGCAATCAAAGGTGCAACTTATCTACAGGTGTTGCTGATAGATTTTGACATTAGGACAACAACAAAACAGTACACCATATACAAAAAAGTTATTAGTGCCTGACTCCCCCATTAAATccatattttatgaaataattggACGGTTGACTTAGGTGTTAGTCACTAATTGCTTTATTTCTTGTTGTACTGTTGTTTTGATAGCTGGTTTTTCACTGCTCTCTTGTATAAATACAATTCAAGTTATCCGAAAATAATATATGGTCAGGTATATACAAAATCTTGGGAAGAGAAAATAAGTCGTAGATGGCATCATACCATATGGTATTCATAGATGCAGTAACTCCCTAAACTTCCAGACGGTAAATCAAGAGGGTATCCAGTTTGAATAAATATCTGCACGCCATTGCCAATAACAAGAATACCACAAAAGAGATCAACAGTTCAGAAAAAAAGTtaactattttgatttaatgtatattGCTGTGTGCAACATACCTCAGGCTTCTTTTCCATCTCAGCAGTGAGGGCTCCAATTGATCCAGGGTGAAGCCTAACATCATCATCCAAAAATAATACATACTTGGTATCTTTATGCATTCTTTCCACCCCAACCTTCAAAAGAAATACCAAATGACATAATACGTTGAATACACTTCTAGCAAAGAGATGTTAACAACATACAAGGACAGACTTTAAATAATTGTGGAATAACATAATTCTTCACTGAGTACAAGTGAGACTGACAATTTTATAGTTTAAACATAATACTAATACAAGAATAAAAGGCGAGGTCATTTGCAAAATCTgtttaacaatttggtaaagtTATTACGTACCAGCTGGTTATGTATTTTCTGACTACAGGTTGTTGACAAACCAGCCAGAATGATTTTAGCATCAACATCATCCTGCGCAGAAAAACATGCAATGAAATCAGGAAGGCAAGAAGTAAAGCCACAGAGAAGACACTCAAATGATGCCCCCTAACACTTGCATGAAACAAGGGGCAAGCATTGAGTACCCAGGGTTTTCAGTGAAAGGGGAATAAAGGatatagattaataaaaaaaaaaaaaaaactatttgacTTTTTTGTCAATATAATCAGAAAGCAAATTTTAGTATACCTTAAAATCCCTTATTAACCGAGATACAGCATGGTAAGCGGGATCTTCAGTACTTTCCACCACAAAAAGAAATTCTAGAGGACCACCATAGAGAGATGTGATCTGCTTCCATTGACATTAAACAAATACTTCAGAAAATTGCCTATTGCAAACATGAAAATTCTCAGAgcaatatgaaaaaaaatataaaggagAGAAATTTAGTTCAGTTTTCCATTTTCTGATGAACAAAATGTGGACAAGGAATAGGTAAATGCACGCAATGCACTAAAAGGACACCTAAAGCTTAGTGTTAGCCAGACCATAAAATACTCACCTGACTCTTCCAGTTGTGCAGATTATGTTCTCCAAAACCTTTTAAAGGCATCACGACTGTAACTCTTGGTAGATTGACCTGATTAGTGTGCTCAAGTTCATTAATATCATGGCACAAAAAAGCAAAGCTATTGCCACATTTCATGGCATCCTTCATTCTATTGATCTCTCTGTTCCTGTAAAGGGCAAAGAATGCAggtatatataaatgaaataggcAAGTTTCTAGGTCATAAGACAACATAGAATGGTTATGGCAGCAAGCAGCCTGCTTTTTTAAATTCTCTTAAAACCA
This genomic stretch from Gossypium raimondii isolate GPD5lz chromosome 6, ASM2569854v1, whole genome shotgun sequence harbors:
- the LOC105773478 gene encoding uncharacterized protein LOC105773478 isoform X2; translated protein: MSAALDPVDWLLFSLSRAFRSPLSVFVQIQGCVICLTLAIGWAFAAYVRNREINRMKDAMKCGNSFAFLCHDINELEHTNQVNLPRVTVVMPLKGFGEHNLHNWKSQITSLYGGPLEFLFVVESTEDPAYHAVSRLIRDFKDDVDAKIILAGLSTTCSQKIHNQLVGVERMHKDTKYVLFLDDDVRLHPGSIGALTAEMEKKPEIFIQTGYPLDLPSGSLGSYCIYEYHMPCSMGFATGGKTFFLWGGCMMMHADDFRRDNYGVVSGLRDGGYSDDMTLAAIAGAHKRLITSPPVAVFPHPLASDLSFSRYWNYLRKQTFVLESYISRVNWLMNRGLFSFHCYLSWGFVAPYFMAAVHIAAALQIYIKGYSYEETTCTTSGLLLASCLAICTLTELLSMWNLTRIEVQLCNMLSPEAPKLSLDYYNWSLIFVALLVDNFLYPISAFRSHFSQSINWSGIRYHLKNGKINKIERNRGRGPKFTDLGGKHLYGKKGAPPKASFLSSLARSLCQWHQPKKYEV
- the LOC105773478 gene encoding uncharacterized protein LOC105773478 isoform X3 encodes the protein MSAALDPVDWLLFSLSRAFRSPLSVFVQIQGCVICLTLAIGWAFAAYVRNREINRMKDAMKCGNSFAFLCHDINELEHTNQVNLPRVTVVMPLKGFGEHNLHNWKSQITSLYGGPLEFLFVVESTEDPAYHAVSRLIRDFKGASFECLLCGFTSCLPDFIACFSAQDDVDAKIILAGLSTTCSQKIHNQLVGVERMHKDTKYVLFLDDDVRLHPGSIGALTAEMEKKPEIFIQTGYPLDLPSGSLGSYCIYEYHMPCSMGFATGGKTFFLWGGCMMMHADDFRRDNYGVVSGLRDGGYSDDMTLAAIAGAHKRLITSPPVAVFPHPLASDLSFSRYWNYLRKQTFVLESYISRVNWLMNRGLFSFHCYLSWGFVAPYFMAAVHIAAALQIYIKGYSYEETTCTTSGLLLASCLAICTLTELLSMWNLTRIEVQLCNMLSPEAPKLSLDYYNWSLV
- the LOC105773478 gene encoding uncharacterized protein LOC105773478 isoform X1 — its product is MSAALDPVDWLLFSLSRAFRSPLSVFVQIQGCVICLTLAIGWAFAAYVRNREINRMKDAMKCGNSFAFLCHDINELEHTNQVNLPRVTVVMPLKGFGEHNLHNWKSQITSLYGGPLEFLFVVESTEDPAYHAVSRLIRDFKGASFECLLCGFTSCLPDFIACFSAQDDVDAKIILAGLSTTCSQKIHNQLVGVERMHKDTKYVLFLDDDVRLHPGSIGALTAEMEKKPEIFIQTGYPLDLPSGSLGSYCIYEYHMPCSMGFATGGKTFFLWGGCMMMHADDFRRDNYGVVSGLRDGGYSDDMTLAAIAGAHKRLITSPPVAVFPHPLASDLSFSRYWNYLRKQTFVLESYISRVNWLMNRGLFSFHCYLSWGFVAPYFMAAVHIAAALQIYIKGYSYEETTCTTSGLLLASCLAICTLTELLSMWNLTRIEVQLCNMLSPEAPKLSLDYYNWSLIFVALLVDNFLYPISAFRSHFSQSINWSGIRYHLKNGKINKIERNRGRGPKFTDLGGKHLYGKKGAPPKASFLSSLARSLCQWHQPKKYEV